From the genome of Astyanax mexicanus isolate ESR-SI-001 chromosome 3, AstMex3_surface, whole genome shotgun sequence:
CAATCACAGACACACGTTTAATCCTTACATATAATCAGATTTCTTCAACATCCAATAACAGCAGTATTAATAACAGGTTAAGGGTCCCTTCATACTGCCGTCCTGTGCAGTGTGGATATATACAGTCTTCAGGATTCATAATgcagatttataataatttatattctCTCTGTCAGATGAAGTACATTTAAAAATTTATGAGATGAAAACCATTAATATTTAATAGAAGCCAATGCaaaaagattttggagcatttctattggtccattcatcatgacgtCTGATACAATGAAAAGATCAACagtcagattcacattatgtcaaaacgTCCAAAACAACATAAACTGAGACACAGGGCTTTGATACAGTGATAATATGCAGCCATGAATGTAAACTCATTAATCTCATTAATCCATATTCCCTTTCTCTCTTCCTATAATATATACATGATCATACATGAAACCTGGGACCGGATTCCAAAAAACAttcccaagaaaaaaaaaaaaaacactcataaaaATGCCtgttaatgcatttattaaaaaacattttctgaaaagactctttgttcaatttctcaattaaaataaaaccaaCTGACTGGTACagtctgtctgggtgggtacagtgggTGGGTGATGCTCTTTTCTCATGGTACAGACGGCTGTTACATGACACAACATGTATCAAAGTAGGCTTGCATTCATCCTCCTACTGTTTGGGACGACTAATGAGAGGGTGGGATATTCGACTTTCCAAACTGTTGGGAAAACaggataaaatataaatatatatatatataaaaaaaaaatctaactaagAGTTAAGAAGTTTCAGTAAAATCAGGGATGGAAGGGATGGTGAAGGAAATCTGTGGTTATTCAAAAATGAAGAGTTGAATTATAAAATGATTACCATTTCTGAAGAAAAATCGATCCTAACAGCATTAGGAAGAATTTCTTTCTTAAGACACTTTTGAGAATCCGGACCCAGAACAGCACCGATAAAATCCACATTCAGTCATTCTTTCAGTTTACACTACAATCATACATCAGTGACTCTGCCAAAAATCGAACCATTATTTAATGATAAATATACCATACCAATGATAGAACTGAACTTTACATCCAGATATGTTTGATCTGAGGAAAATGAGGTTAGGTTCCATTTTCCAGACACAGATCAGAGACTGAATTCCTCTTTAAAAGACATATTTCCTCTGAGATGTATGGAGTGCTGATTCTGACTCATGAACACAAGCACAGAGATAGCAGGGAGAGTGGGAGGTCCTGGTCGAGTGTTTCCTCTACAGGCCATTAGTGCAGTTTATTGCAGACACGCTGCAGACCTACAGCCCTGCCAGTAGGGGGCGAACTAATAAAATATCTCTACTCTCATTGCGCAATAAAACTGGGTCATAATAAAATCGATATTTTGGGACACAGGGAACAACTAGAGCTTATTTTCACCACCATCTGCAGACCTGGAGAGATACAGCAGCGTTAACCCTGTGGTTTCAGAGCATGCAGTagtaatgctaaagctaactgaCAGACAATTaccaccatttatttatttttccttttggAATGACTTCTGATTGATATCTACAAATTATAAACAGAAAGTGGGCGTGGCCTCAACCACAAATAAGTCTGAGGTGCTGAAAGGTGAGTATATTTACTAAATGCTATTTAGCAGATTAATGAAGACAAGCTCATGTTAATAACCTGCTGTGGGGCTCCAGGTCTGCAGATGCTACACTATGCTCTGTGTCCCATTCCTTTTTTTTCCCGGTCATATGGACTTTACACCGCTGGTTGATTGCACTCGGAGGATGCAACTACCGATTATCGGCTAGCTGCGACTGTGAACGTGCAATAGAAAATACAATCACCTATTCACACTGGGACTCTATTTACACTAGGATCACAGAACCGGACAAAACAGACCAATCACAGAGAGCTAACTGTGCTGTAGATTCACATGACTTCAGTCAAAAGTAAAAGTTTGTGGATTAGATTAAAACTGATCAGCCCGAAGAGCAGAGCGGTGCAATATGCTCCCCGAGAGTCTGGCGGTTCACTGGTGTGTTTGACGGCGTTGCTGGAGGTGGGAAGAATCctctgtaatttatttatcagtaGTGAAAGAGGATCTTCCTTACAAGTTTTTTAAAAGTTCACTGTCCTTTCAGCACACAGTGGGTAATGTAAGAGATGTAGTACTGACACTGGCCAGCAGGGGAAGCCAGCTACACacaaaccgtgtgtgtgtgtgtgtgtgtgtgtgtgtgtgtgtgtgttaggcctCGTTGGGCGGCGTGTTGAAGAACAGATCTCTGCAGAGTCTCGCCGTGTCCTCTGGCGAGTAAACCGTGAAGCCGATTGTTCGAGGATCCTCAAAAATCTCGTAATCGTTTCCACCCTGTTATTAAAAAGAGACAAAGTAGTTAAAGTTTTACAATAGTTTATTTGCCTCTGTGTAAACATTattaattaaatgcattttagCGTATCTGATTTAGTGTATTTTTCTTACTTACAATTGtttttgaaaagtgctttatgaTGTAtcgtattttaaataataatataataaacaatacacTTCATTCATAAAATATGACTGAATGAACCTTTATAcaacattgtaaattaaaaagaaataaatgttggAAAATTTGCTACCAATTTACTGGACTACCTATAAGGTTTTATAAACGTTTCCACCATGACAGTACTGGTAGGTAATTTCTGATCTTAAGTGAGTAATACAAACTGAAGTTAGTTCTGAATTGTAGTTATTAACAGATCTAACGCTGAAGCTGCAACATCTGAGTTTAGCAGACAGAGGAATAAGAGTTTAGGTTACAGCTGCTTACCAGTGATTTTAAGAGGTTTACTATTAACCAATAATAAATGCACTGTATCAGTACCTAAAATTTAATGTTAGTTTTACCTAAACATGACTGCATTATTTACTGACGATAtcattataaataattttaaaacaaattgGATCGCCATCATTGCAGCTGGATTATCTTTATCTAAACTATTCCACACGTCTTATCTaaaccagtggttcccaacctatgggtcgcgacccaacctatgggtcgccaaagatccacgatgggtcgcgaagccctcttgattttaaggggtttaattttaatactatatatagtctagggtaagcaaaattcgccgtgctgcgctgcgctctctctgtctctctctctctctggcgcgcgcgggcgctctctcctgcagcgcggagctgaattcagcgcgaggctgaatataataatataagaatataagaatataaaactcagtttagttaaataaatgaaaatgagtgagggcctgtaaagttaatcaattattgtccaatatttggacaggttgaggttttggtgagctgttttactgatttgaaactgaaactgaaacagatattattcttttttttttttgtttgttttattttatataaattattttttattcattttaaatagttgtattattttattgatctaattatttttttcttcataagataaaaattccttatgttttatgtttcagtttttccttttttacgtgtttattttattcatctatagtaaatgtcagtttttatttgtcatttctaacaccccccccccccccaacccaattatacacttacatcttttacatttggggggggggggggggggggggtatgttgggtcaccaaagcttacaatggtacaaatatgggtccctgaagaaaaaggttgggaaccactgatctAAACAACAGCGGCTTTAGTTAACCGCAGTCACTCAGAGGAAAACATAGAGCAGAACTGACCTTTAACCTTTACAATCCTATTATcaataagacacacacacacacacacacacacacacacacacacacacacacacacacacacacacacacacacacacacacacaaacacacaaacacacacaaaccgtcTCTCACACACAGGCAGATAATTCCAAAAAGTTATTTTAGACTGAAACTCACCAGTGACGTTTCATTTCCAAAGAAATAGATGGCGTCGAGTCCTTCTCCCTCCAGAACCTCCAAACACAAACGCTTATCCCACCCCTCAGGAAATACATCAAAACTGATCAATCCCcctacagacagacacacagacacaaagacacacagagaatatggtaaaaaaaaactgaaagactGATATAGGTATAGGTATCCATTGTGGAATCACTTTGTAGGATtataattacaaactgtagtcTTCTATCTGTTTagttatgtaatgtaattcatTTTGAGAAACTCAAATATTAAAACCCAGAGAGTAACAACTATTTATCTAAACAGAGTTGAAAAGCCTTTAGTTCCttacagtaaaacactaacaAACACAGCAACCAACCACTAATGCTCACATTTAGAGAAGATTACTACCTCAAAAAGCAATTTAAATAAGGTGAATATTTTATTCCAAACACAGGGcaccaccctgttcttcaatcctCAGGTACGAgtggatcaaacacagcagtgctgctggagtttttaaacacatctgttcactgctgcactgagaacCTGATGTACATTGTAATgaaagtacaaagcttgtctagttttagactatatttttctttcaagTGAAAACTTCTATTCAAATTGTAGTCTGGTGCAAGTCTAGGCTAGGTCCCTGTCTGAAAAAAAACTAGGCCAAAATATTGTATGTAATTCCGTTTTGTATGTTCCAATATGTTGAAATTATGCTGAAAAACACCATGTGGTAGTTAATTTCTTTACAGCTTTACCCAAAACTGCAGTCAGAACTTCCAGAGGGATGTTAAAGCATGTATTATCAGACCTCGTATGCTTTTATAACAAaacattttctctctgtctgaaTAATCACTCTAAACACAGTGTGCATTCTTTTAGCATTCCTTCAAACACCAGTAGGCTAAAAACTGGTCAGCATAGTTTAAATCAGCAGTTTATtggctgctgctgttcctcaggtTCAGCTCCACAGTTCCCACCTCCAGCGCACAATTAACATGCCGAACATGTTGCAAAGTAATTAAAGGACAGCAGCTGGGGCCAGGCATCCAGACCGAGACCTCAGGAATGCTGGGAACAGAACATTCTTTTCACCCATTATACTCATTATACTGCTCTGTAAAAGATTTGTTACTCCAAGCACTTTCAGATACAAGCTAATAGTAAAAGTGCTTTCCTAAGCAAATACTACCAACCTCAATTTGTGTATGAGGGGCTTTTACACCTGCCATGCTTCTGCCTTTAAgtcttttcagtttggtccgaactgAAGTAGCGGGTGTGAAAAGCATTGTTCCACCATCTACTGCACTGTTACAGCATTAACTGCACTACTCTACCATCTACTGCATTGTTCCACCATCTACTGCACTGTTACAGCATAAACTGCATTGTTTCGCCATCTACGGCACTGTTTCGCCATACTGCATTGTTCTGCCATCTACTGCACTGTTCCGCCATTCTGACTGCAAAATTTCACCATGTACTACAATGTTCTATAATGTACCACACTGTTCCACCATCCACTGCACTGATCTACCATCTGAACTGTACTGTTGtaccacctactgcactgttCCATTATTTACTGCACTACTTAACTGCACTACTCTACCATCTACTGCATTGTTCCACCATCTACTGCACTGTTACAGCATAAACTGCATTGTTCTCCACTATCTACTGGACTGTTACAGCAGTAACTGCATTGTTCTCCACTATCTACTGCACTGTTACAGTATTGACTGCATTGTTCTCCACTATCTACTGCACTGTTACAGCAGTAACTGCATTGTTCTCCACTATCTACTGCACTGTTACAGCATTAACTGCATTACTCTACAATCTACTGCATTATTCCGCCATCTTTTGCACTGTTACAATATCTACGGCACTGTTTCGCCATCTACTGCACTGTTTCGCCATTTACTGCACTGTTTCGCCATCTACTGCACTGTTTCGCCATCTACTGCACTGTTTCGCCATCTACTGCACTGTTTCGCCATCTACTGCACTGTTTCGCCATCTACTGCACTGTTTCGCCATCTACTGCACTGTTCTGCCATCTACTGCATTGTTCCACCATCTACTGCACTGTTACAGCATTAACTGCATTGTTCTCCACCATCTACTGCACTGTTACAGTATTGACTGCATTGTTCTCCACTATCTACTACACTGTTACAGCATAAACTGCATTGTTCTCCACTATCTACTGCACTGTTACAGCATTAACTGCACTGTTTCGCCATCTACGGCACTGTTTCGCCATACTGCATTGTTCTGCCATCTACTGCACTGTTCCGCCATTCTGACTGCAAAATTTCACCATGTACTACAATGTTCTATAATGTACCACACTGTTCCACCATCCACTGCACTGATCTACCATCTGAACTGTACTGTTGtaccacctactgcactgttCCATTATTTACTGCATCCACTGCACTGtagcaaatcaataaaacaagtgAAACTCTCTGATCTGTATTAAGAACACTGGGTATTAATTAGAGTATGATTAGCTGTGTACACTACTGGCTTAGCTTTCTGatcacacacatctatacaccaCAGAGGGATAAAGAGATGGGAGGCGGGGCCAGgagtcctttttcttcttcttctccacctcctccttctccttctctctctctctcacaaacacacacacacaaacacacacacacacacacacacacacacacacacatcctgcctTGTTCTTTACGTGTGCTACGTGCCACATTCCCCaggccactcacacacactctaaccaaCCATATTACGTGTGTGCTGTGATcattctgaccaatcacagctccagaacaGTTTATGTGGGTGTATAAATTAGgactggacccgaatattcgggtattcggatattcgttcgttgagtaggtattcggtttttaattttggtattcggatattcgtttttttttctcctttccagagttccacctcagtctaaccacttctgttctcgcgggtcccgtcagaatatcttgcgcgcgggacagaactgaactgttattggctggagcgggagtttaatccagacgatgcgggagcaaattaataaatagttaagaaaactgtaataattgtaaaaaaaaaaaacctaaagaaaactctcaacgcgcaggatggaccgacacacacacacgcacacaccgatggtgtttggactggggtaaggaacgggaccacactattcagcgctgctgttttaataaatatataagtaaatttgaagcattaaatgtagtttatttaatttatattaggaacgtggggcgggagcggcagaaatgtgtatgtggcgggcgggcgcgggattaaaagaagcaatttttttgcggcgcggtaacgagacagaaacgcgggagcgtggaagagtgggtttaaaaatcagtctcgcgcagacctctattatacagataaaaaaaatgcaggctcttcgaaactgatttatataataaaacgtaaggggtaatgtggcaacagtaggggctaaatcggttacaaaatttaatttaaaatggtttaaaaatataaaataatttctaagcaaacgaaatatttaatattgagcttatagcccaagtgcaaaaatacaaaatcagtaatacggctatgccctgcacaatcctttaaccgaaatagaccaagtacagtttacaatgactgtcctctaatataatcaacaatgtttaagaatataaaatacttcctgaacaaacgttttttttgtttgtttttttaagcaaatagcctaagtgtgaaaacacaaacagcaatttactgggctggcttgcgcagcggagaaaccgtgcagcagcagcctcggtgtggggcagcagaaattccgggatgaaaacacaaagaaatctgggctaaaaacacagaaaaaatatggggtgaaaacacaaaaatccgggataaaaacacaaaaaatccggggtgaatatgtctcgtcggtcagagcaaattgaacatttttcagtggattaaaggggccgtgatattcgaatattcgctttgaatcagtgccgaatatccggagctcaaaaaacgctattcgggccagccctagtataAATGAATTAAACTGCAGAAATATTTCacacataaatcataaatcaacCCAGACAAATGATTAACTATATTACAGATAGTTACACTTTATTAGGATGgttcattatagatgcctcatagatatTTAACTAACATTCTGCTGCATGTCTATGAAATGCAACTTAACTCTCAGTTTCTGGTAAACAATTCTGGATAGAACCCAAACATACACAtatacctaaccctaaacctaacctcaagCATGAATTAACCCTATAATACCTAAACCCAgcctaaaaaaaatacatgcacacacacagcctctTTCTTAACTGCTTTATTGCATCAGTGTTTTATTGCTGAACTAACAGCTGTTGaatcctcagccaatcagattgctttAGTTTCACACACACCCTCAGACACCACCCCCTAAAGTCTCAGACTCATTCACccagagaaacagagaagaaaaaaacaaagccaAGCCCTgggattgtgtgtgagtgtgtgtctgtgtgtcataGTTTTATGTTGCAATAGGTAAAAAGTGCTGAGTGGTCATGAGAAACCTTTAGATCTGTGATAAATCACTTTAAATACACCTAATCTCCAATTACCGCATCaaagtactttttgtacttttttcatatttcactgTTGCATATtatcatgtacttacttgtaaataatatccaaaaCACATTACTGCTATCATGGACATATTTGCATCCTGAATGtacatttaacaccaatttaatatatatatatattcaagattcaaagagtttgtcatgtgcacagtaagaaaaaaagttaattaactataagttatattaaagagaaaagtaaaacatatacaataaagcaagaaataacttcttgctttattgtatatgttttacttttctctttatgcggcatacttggcgagtagcaaaaaaattatttaattgtacaaggaaactttttttcttactgtgcacatgacaaactctttgaatcttgaaatatatattaatttaagatGTCAGTTGGCAAGTGATTTAAAACATGTTATAAAATTTCCAGAACCAGAAAACAGTGGGTCACACACTGAAATTCCTCATTCcttgaatggtttaatgatattatgggctgtagagagACAAATATGCAAATCCCTTTAAAACCTTTCtttgcagtttttaaatatttaaatcattttcttaCACATTTATTACAATCTGGAGATCCTCTGCTCATCTTTATTCTCAGAGACTTAACATTCGTTTACTTACTTCATTATTAGCCTAAACTGCCCCTGTCCATGTGTAGCAATactgaaatgcaggaataaaCATATCTTAACAGGTTAAATTATACTGACCagacaaaatatgaaatacattgggttcatactgtctgcaattaaataaaactcGAAGTAAATGTGAGCATGTGAAGAcagtatatacttttatttacattttccatACTATGCTGTTTTCTAATGATAGGATGTACTATACTAGTCAAAGGACATAATCCTTTAAACACTATGATAAGACTTGAAGCAAGTGAGGACATATGGGACATTTCAACACACATTCTGAAAgctttatctgtttattttagCATGGCTAGCactgaaaaaataatcaataattcattaaataaataattatcaatGCTGTGATTTTAATGCAGCACAAAGTTTAGGCAAAAAaaatactactgtttttttttttttttctatagccCACAACAAcagtgtatacgtgtgtgtgtgtgtgtgtgtgtgtgtgtgtgtgtgtgtgtgtgtgtgtgtgtgtgtgtgtgtgagagtgtgtgtgtttatgactgCAGTATCTCAGTACATGGTGTGTTTTTAGTGTAATCTATCCGGTTTTATCATCAATCAGTGATTAGCACACAGCCACGCTGTTCATTCACCTGCTCCATTCTAGGGTCAGTGGACTCATCAGTATCCTGTTCCACATTATATGCCTCTTATCATCTTTAATGCTCcattgacgtgtgtgtgtgtgtgatgttacaTCATGATCTCAACAATGAAATAATGCACTGTGTAGAAAAAGCAACACGTTTCAAAAACGTTAATTGGGGGGAATTTAGACCACGTAAAGGGCAAAAATTAATATGCAATATTTTCTCTCTTGTAAAATAATCACACTCAAAACTCTAATCTGCAGCTCAGGAGTAGAAACATTCCTATTGACACCTAACTGACATAATCCATATAGACAAAATCCTTTCAAAGAAAGTTAAGAAGTGCTTATCTTACATTGTAAAGTTTTTGGACATTTGTAAAACACCATACCCAAAcaaacttgtgtgtgtgtctggctgaTGGACTGGGTGGGAAAAACACTGCGTGCTACGTGAGCCTGACAGCGTAGGGAAACACTTTACAGATCATTAACTGTCTAATGCACCTAGCACACACGCacgcgtgtacacacacacacacacacacacacacgagatcGGACACTCAGTTTCTGTAAGGAAAAACATCCTGACTCAGCCTCAACTTTAACCTGAGCTGTCAACAAAAACCTTCCACTCAATAACACGCCGAGTACCTGCGCACACAGAGAACACGCACGCGTACAGACTGAGAACATGCGCACACTGAACACGCGCAAACTATGAGAACACGCTCAAACACGCGCACACTAAGAACATGAGCAAACTAAATCCAAAGTGATCAGTGTGATTCTCCACTAGTTCATAATGATCTCAGTGTTCACAAGCTTTAcatactgtaattactgtaatgaATTATAGaccataaaaagtatttttttgacTCACCTCGAGTGAATCGCAGCCCTTTCCCAGCAAACTCTTTCTGCAGAGCAGCAACAAATTTCTCCCTGATCTTCTCTCTCTGTGTAGGGGAGAAAAATGGTTATGAATACAACAAGAAGCAACTACATTTTTTTACCTtcatatttctaaatcatttaaaCATGTCAGTTTTCCttcaaatgtaaatgttttattttacacagGCCAACTGGAAGTTAAAcgaaaattaaatcaaattacatCAAACAAATCACCGAACAGTCATGCCGAAATAGAGACTACTGGCTTTCATTCATAATTAGCAATAATAGCATAAATTAATTCACCTTATCAATTTCTGCAAATTCAATTCGTTCCTCAAGAGTGCAGCTCCGCCCAATAGGAGATATGTTGAGCATCCCGTTTCGAAACTCGATGAATGTGCCCCTGTGGGGTGGAAAAGGTTtcatcactccaactcccataattcacctgtacccactatccgacctcactccaactcccataattcacctgcacccactatcagccctcactccaactcccataattcacctgcacccactatcagccctcactccaactcccataattcacctgcacccactatcagccctcactccaactcccatagttcacctgcacccactatcagaccttactccaactcccataattcacctgcacccactatcatcagacctcactccaactcccataattcacctgcacccactatcatcagacctcactccaactcccataattcacctgcaccgtctatcagacctcactccaactctgataattcaccttctcccactatcagacctcctgGCCTTAACGTGAGCACACTAACCAATGTTCAATCAaccacaaaataacacctcacaacgtacaaCGGTGTAAGAGTTCCGAGCCTTCCCCCATAgttacacttcatgatcaatttatatactgctgtcccatgactattggcatgtcagtgtattactACAGTGCAGTTAATTCTGTATGATTTGTTGTGTAAATTTATAAGACCAGAAGTGAAGGAAAGCAGGAATCGGATGTTAAATCTCACCGTTTTTTGGGAAGTTTGATTAGACCCATGTATCTCAAACAGaagttaatgaggtcctgcagcAGCTCTTCACCCAGCTGATTCTGTATCGCCTGCAAAGCAAAAGGAAACATTCAGTA
Proteins encoded in this window:
- the LOC103032981 gene encoding phosphomannomutase 1, which encodes MDIKSLPADRTVLCLFDVDGTLTPPREKIDPQLDEFFQSLRMKVKIGLVGGSDYSKIAEQLGDGDEVIHKFDYVFAENGTVQYKDGKLLSKQAIQNQLGEELLQDLINFCLRYMGLIKLPKKRGTFIEFRNGMLNISPIGRSCTLEERIEFAEIDKREKIREKFVAALQKEFAGKGLRFTRGGLISFDVFPEGWDKRLCLEVLEGEGLDAIYFFGNETSLGGNDYEIFEDPRTIGFTVYSPEDTARLCRDLFFNTPPNEA